A stretch of Acidobacteriota bacterium DNA encodes these proteins:
- a CDS encoding RHS repeat-associated core domain-containing protein codes for MPLSNEKTSISNKSANRRDKTITSTAAKARNPLPQETAVEAVVIRHAPNINGRVEGTVRQLTGENLVLNSGAIITSALLVPGTPQVQINGNPTFGGVVQGTGQPQPTSYSVTINGNATLGRLVNRTDPIAMPTINAPPPTTGTRDVIINNSSQTIGDAATLRDLTINGNVGEIAVPPGTYRNFIANGSNRLVFGVAGSTTTSVYNLNALTLNGNAQLKVVSPVVLTVGTSLVLNGGAGSSTNPLWLTVKLASGGLTLNGGASLYGIVQAPAGTVIVNGNSLLQGSVICDRLIVNGNGAIKGTPGALASINPPTAAQGQQLTVVLQGINTHWVNGLTKASFGGEIRVGGAPEGEMGLIQVADFTTAVASIVVSSTAALAPRTVRVVTPVDGFAEGTAELLVDAFTVTANPAPGASAAVVSTFAGSQAGFADGNVAQAQFRNPTGVAAGANEIVYVADSDNHSIRKIAADGTVTTLAGNGAAGFADGTGGATQFNRPQGIAVDADNVVYVADTLNHRIRRITPDGAVTTIAGDGTQGFINGQGLQARFNAPQGVAIDNAGGLFIADTGNHAVRYVNANGEVSTLAGDGSVGSPDATPARFNNPVGVAFYDSTLYVYLADSGNHHIRRLAPNGSVVTIAGAGRGFADGQTAQARFADPAGIAIDGAGKLLVADSTNSLVRMIDVSNANVTTIAGTGARGFANGAGNVAKFFLPRSVVALSSGAMLVADSGNHVLRKITLPPVITSFSPTEAQINQTIVINGERFDARAPANNTVLFARSAETGGGTTQAQVLQATPMQLTVIIPQDATTGNVIVQNGNGTAVSPAPFTVVAPPPVITSFNPQRGAVGAQVTLNGTNLTASTGTTGVTFAGASNTRVNALVTSANPTQVVVMVPNAAVTGLIQLTNANGTAISSQPFVVEGGALDYQLTLSPTLASAVQGTSATYVVYATANSPNFSQLIALSVTGLPAGIIATFEPQQLTAGASATLKLNLASANLAAGSYSFTVRGSAPVDGSEMARATQATLNVLAAGQTTLAGRVLSTENEPVPGATVSLDGRTATTDAAGSFLLTGVSAGVDRALMIDGRTAAVPNRTYPVIAEPATILANQANVVPYIFYLPAIDTQYEVTVVPGQDTVVTTPRVAGVSMTIPAGANLRNRDGSPVARVSITPVPIDRTPAPLPPNVFIPLVFTSQPGSAIADVAMPVIYPNLTGLEPGTQTPLYAFNHDTVNWYIYGYGRVSLDGKTIVPEVDPTTGRAYGLRDFSWHGPQAAPTGNPSPNDDCPKSEGSQPVDYATGVKIERLTDVAFGGARGGISLTRIFTSDLAAVGVIGRFGRGWRDNFDIRLTGNFQAGGAGRLVLPEQRTGRLFSYASSAIDGTLIFKSTATVSQLGDELRKLTNGTFEYRLKSGDSLRFDNSGKLSAMIDRNLNTTTLSYDASGRLIQVMDAVGRSLTFTYNADNLVSRVTDPVGRVWQYSYVNTNVISGKQLADVVDPLLKGINYSYTLFNLTTIRDKRGNVVKQITYDGNGRVIRQDFAEGGFATYAYELSGGIVTETTITDSLGRRMKKRLNAAGYVIEQEDSLGQRATIERDLTTNLATARTGPCGCAEVRQTFDERGNVIAMTDRLGQTRRYEYEPVFNNLTKIIDELGRETRFDYDARGNLTTVTDALNQVTTIGYDTFGEVVSITDPLGHTSQLEYDAQGNVTARVDALNHRSTQTYDALGRITSIIDALGRTASVTYDALDRVLTITDAANAVMRFEYDANGNTTRVTDALNHRYGSTYDMRNRLIATSDPLQRVTKFAYDTEDQLLSATSASGRKVHYAYNARGEQVTMIDPMGGAVRLTYDHRGNVIGLQDQRNNTTTFEYDALYRPVKTRDPLGRESRATYDGASRVTESIDRLGRQVRFNYDLLDRLTSAVYQDATVTYTYDAASRPTRIDDTQSGLVSWTYDEADRLLSETTPAGVLSYAYNNADQVTGMTAADQLPVGYAYDAAGRLQSITQGSESFTYAYDALSRITALQRPNGVTTTYGYDSVNRLNRLLHTNAANQTIEDLRYTFNLDDEIETLSSLNAAPLLPQTKTANAADAASRLSQFGSTSYTFDHLGQTTSKSDATGTTNYTWDARGRLTKVTLPNGQAVDYAYDGLGRRASRTINHTTTNFLYDGADVVLDRRSDSTSVSYLNGIGIDDKLRQASNAASSLYFLQDHLGSTTALTDASGAVVERQQYEPFGASMGTSLTRYGYTGREKDEATGLLYYRARWYDPEQGRFITQDPIGFAGGDTNLYAYVGNEPINAFDPSGTQTRSDRMWYPGEKNPRTGRPYGEYEPATPITSRGSQAPSGCECNSGNPVEVVIWYPSNGHGSVGWGGHVSYNIDGYSFSFQGGGWATVVPFEDYRNDNQEYRSGVGYVLDFGSPEKNRAFANSLMHGYEGQDPLFGIPPSKWPYNLITNNCGHAFSRALWDNGLGMDFHVAPIEHQYYIENFMQANIRKRNFYPYKGLSDALRDGGTLDQMMREVNRQRGVLH; via the coding sequence GTGCCACTAAGCAACGAGAAAACAAGCATCTCAAATAAATCAGCCAACCGGCGCGATAAAACCATAACTTCGACTGCCGCAAAAGCTCGCAACCCGCTGCCGCAAGAAACTGCCGTTGAAGCTGTGGTCATCCGTCATGCGCCCAACATCAACGGGCGTGTCGAGGGCACTGTCAGACAACTCACAGGCGAAAACCTAGTTCTGAATAGCGGCGCGATCATAACCTCCGCGCTGCTCGTCCCGGGCACACCACAAGTGCAGATTAACGGCAATCCAACTTTTGGCGGCGTTGTTCAAGGCACAGGTCAGCCCCAGCCGACCAGTTACTCGGTGACGATTAACGGTAATGCAACGCTTGGGCGTTTGGTCAATCGCACAGACCCGATTGCCATGCCCACGATCAACGCCCCGCCGCCCACGACTGGAACCCGTGATGTCATCATCAACAACTCCAGTCAAACCATCGGCGATGCGGCGACACTGAGAGACCTCACCATCAATGGCAATGTCGGCGAAATCGCCGTGCCGCCGGGAACCTATCGCAACTTTATTGCGAATGGCAGCAACCGACTGGTTTTCGGGGTAGCGGGTTCGACCACAACCTCTGTCTACAATCTCAATGCGTTGACCTTAAATGGCAACGCGCAATTAAAAGTTGTCAGTCCGGTGGTTTTAACTGTTGGAACCAGCCTTGTGTTAAATGGTGGAGCGGGTTCTTCAACCAATCCGCTCTGGTTGACCGTGAAACTCGCATCAGGCGGGTTGACCTTAAACGGCGGCGCATCGCTTTATGGTATCGTGCAAGCGCCAGCAGGTACGGTGATTGTGAATGGCAATTCCTTACTGCAAGGCTCTGTGATTTGCGACCGCTTGATCGTAAATGGCAATGGCGCTATTAAAGGGACGCCCGGCGCGCTCGCCTCCATCAATCCGCCGACGGCAGCGCAGGGACAACAACTGACTGTCGTTTTACAAGGTATCAATACGCATTGGGTCAATGGACTCACGAAAGCTTCGTTTGGCGGCGAGATTCGCGTAGGCGGCGCGCCCGAAGGCGAAATGGGACTCATTCAAGTAGCGGACTTCACCACAGCAGTGGCTTCAATCGTGGTGTCTTCGACGGCGGCGCTTGCGCCGCGAACCGTGCGCGTGGTGACGCCGGTTGATGGATTTGCGGAAGGCACTGCCGAACTATTGGTTGATGCTTTCACCGTAACGGCAAATCCCGCGCCCGGCGCAAGCGCGGCGGTCGTCAGCACATTTGCGGGCAGTCAGGCAGGGTTTGCCGACGGCAATGTCGCCCAGGCGCAATTTCGCAATCCCACCGGCGTGGCAGCAGGCGCAAACGAAATCGTTTATGTAGCCGATAGCGATAATCACAGCATTCGCAAAATCGCGGCTGACGGAACAGTCACGACACTTGCCGGAAATGGGGCGGCGGGATTTGCTGACGGCACAGGCGGGGCAACGCAATTCAATCGTCCGCAAGGCATCGCGGTTGACGCCGACAATGTGGTCTATGTTGCAGATACGCTCAATCATCGCATTCGTCGCATCACGCCCGATGGCGCAGTGACAACGATTGCCGGTGATGGCACACAGGGGTTCATTAACGGACAAGGTTTGCAGGCGAGATTCAATGCGCCGCAGGGCGTTGCGATAGACAATGCGGGTGGACTTTTTATCGCTGATACCGGCAATCATGCGGTTCGTTATGTGAATGCCAACGGCGAGGTGAGCACCCTTGCGGGCGACGGCAGCGTTGGTTCACCTGATGCAACACCGGCAAGGTTTAATAATCCGGTCGGTGTGGCGTTTTATGACTCGACGCTTTATGTCTATCTCGCCGATAGCGGCAATCATCACATTCGCAGACTCGCGCCCAACGGCAGTGTTGTGACCATAGCGGGCGCGGGGCGCGGTTTTGCCGATGGACAGACCGCGCAAGCGCGATTTGCAGACCCTGCGGGCATTGCCATCGACGGCGCAGGAAAATTGCTTGTCGCCGATTCGACCAATTCGCTGGTGCGAATGATTGATGTCAGTAATGCAAATGTCACGACGATTGCCGGAACCGGCGCGCGGGGTTTCGCGAATGGCGCGGGCAATGTCGCAAAATTTTTCCTGCCGCGTAGTGTTGTCGCGCTGTCCTCCGGCGCAATGCTGGTTGCTGATTCGGGCAACCATGTTTTAAGGAAAATTACTCTGCCGCCGGTCATCACCTCGTTTAGTCCAACAGAAGCGCAAATCAATCAGACTATCGTTATCAACGGCGAACGCTTTGACGCGCGCGCTCCGGCAAATAACACCGTTTTATTTGCGCGCTCGGCTGAAACCGGAGGCGGCACAACGCAAGCGCAAGTTCTGCAAGCGACGCCTATGCAACTGACGGTCATCATTCCGCAGGACGCCACAACAGGCAATGTAATCGTACAGAATGGCAATGGTACGGCGGTGAGCCCTGCGCCCTTTACGGTGGTCGCGCCGCCACCGGTCATCACGTCATTCAATCCACAACGCGGCGCGGTCGGTGCGCAAGTGACCCTTAACGGAACGAATCTGACAGCAAGCACAGGCACAACCGGCGTCACCTTTGCGGGCGCAAGTAACACGCGGGTCAATGCGCTTGTCACTTCGGCGAATCCCACACAAGTTGTGGTTATGGTTCCCAATGCCGCAGTAACCGGACTGATTCAACTGACGAACGCCAACGGCACAGCAATTTCCAGTCAACCCTTTGTTGTTGAAGGTGGCGCGCTGGATTATCAATTGACCCTTTCGCCAACTCTGGCAAGTGCTGTGCAGGGAACAAGCGCAACTTATGTGGTTTATGCGACGGCGAATTCGCCGAACTTTTCGCAACTCATCGCGCTCAGCGTCACAGGTTTGCCTGCGGGCATTATCGCGACCTTCGAGCCGCAACAGCTTACCGCGGGAGCCAGCGCGACGCTCAAATTAAATCTCGCAAGCGCGAATTTAGCAGCGGGGAGTTATTCGTTTACCGTGCGTGGCAGCGCGCCGGTGGATGGCAGCGAAATGGCGCGCGCGACCCAGGCGACATTGAATGTGCTTGCCGCCGGACAAACCACGCTTGCCGGACGTGTGCTGTCAACAGAGAACGAGCCGGTGCCGGGGGCAACGGTTTCGCTTGATGGGCGCACGGCAACTACGGATGCTGCCGGAAGTTTTTTGCTCACGGGCGTAAGCGCCGGAGTAGACCGCGCCTTGATGATTGACGGGCGCACGGCTGCTGTGCCCAATCGCACCTATCCGGTGATTGCGGAGCCGGCGACGATTCTGGCTAATCAAGCCAATGTAGTGCCCTACATTTTTTACCTGCCTGCGATAGACACGCAGTACGAAGTGACAGTGGTGCCCGGTCAAGATACGGTGGTGACGACGCCGCGAGTCGCAGGCGTCAGTATGACCATTCCGGCGGGAGCGAATCTGCGTAATCGCGACGGTTCGCCGGTCGCCAGAGTTTCCATTACTCCTGTGCCGATTGACCGCACGCCTGCGCCTTTGCCGCCCAATGTTTTTATTCCGCTGGTATTCACCTCGCAACCGGGCAGCGCAATTGCCGATGTCGCCATGCCGGTGATTTATCCCAATCTCACAGGATTGGAACCGGGCACTCAAACGCCGCTTTATGCGTTCAATCACGATACCGTGAACTGGTATATCTACGGCTATGGCAGAGTGAGCCTTGATGGCAAAACCATTGTGCCGGAAGTTGATCCGACGACCGGCAGGGCTTATGGACTGAGGGATTTTTCCTGGCACGGACCGCAAGCCGCGCCCACAGGCAATCCCAGCCCGAATGATGATTGCCCGAAAAGCGAAGGCAGCCAGCCGGTCGATTATGCAACCGGAGTAAAGATTGAACGCCTGACCGATGTCGCATTCGGCGGCGCGCGCGGCGGCATCAGTTTAACGCGCATTTTTACAAGCGATCTTGCCGCCGTAGGGGTCATCGGCAGATTTGGCAGAGGCTGGCGGGATAATTTCGATATTCGGTTGACCGGAAACTTTCAAGCCGGTGGCGCTGGGCGACTGGTTTTACCTGAACAACGAACCGGCAGGTTATTCAGTTATGCGAGCAGCGCAATCGACGGGACGCTCATTTTCAAATCAACCGCAACCGTTTCACAACTGGGCGATGAACTCAGAAAACTCACCAACGGCACCTTTGAATACCGATTGAAGAGTGGGGACAGTTTGCGCTTTGATAACAGCGGCAAACTCTCGGCGATGATTGACCGAAATTTAAATACCACCACGCTCAGTTATGACGCGAGCGGCAGATTAATTCAGGTGATGGATGCAGTCGGGCGGTCGCTTACCTTCACTTACAACGCCGATAATCTGGTTTCGCGAGTCACCGACCCCGTGGGTCGCGTCTGGCAATACAGCTATGTGAACACCAATGTGATCAGCGGCAAACAACTCGCGGATGTCGTTGACCCGCTTCTGAAAGGCATCAACTACTCATACACCTTATTCAATTTGACGACGATTCGCGACAAGCGCGGCAATGTGGTCAAGCAGATTACTTATGACGGCAATGGTCGCGTCATTCGCCAGGATTTTGCCGAAGGCGGATTTGCAACCTACGCCTATGAACTATCGGGCGGCATCGTCACTGAGACCACGATTACCGATTCGCTCGGACGGCGCATGAAAAAACGTCTGAACGCGGCGGGTTATGTGATTGAACAGGAAGACAGCCTCGGACAACGAGCGACGATTGAGCGCGATTTAACGACCAACCTGGCGACGGCAAGAACGGGCCCGTGCGGTTGCGCGGAGGTCAGGCAAACCTTTGATGAACGCGGCAATGTGATTGCAATGACCGACAGGCTCGGACAGACAAGACGCTACGAGTATGAGCCGGTGTTTAACAACCTGACGAAAATTATTGATGAGTTGGGCAGAGAAACGCGCTTCGACTACGACGCGCGGGGCAACCTGACAACCGTCACCGATGCCTTGAATCAAGTAACGACGATTGGCTATGACACCTTTGGCGAAGTGGTTTCGATTACCGACCCGCTTGGACATACTTCGCAATTGGAATATGACGCGCAGGGCAATGTCACGGCGCGGGTTGATGCGCTCAACCATCGTTCAACCCAGACGTATGATGCTCTTGGTCGAATTACTTCGATTATTGATGCGCTCGGCAGAACCGCAAGCGTGACTTATGATGCGCTCGATAGAGTATTGACGATAACCGACGCGGCAAATGCGGTGATGCGATTTGAATACGACGCCAATGGCAATACGACGCGGGTGACGGATGCCTTGAATCACCGCTACGGTTCTACCTATGACATGCGCAATCGTTTGATTGCGACAAGCGACCCGCTGCAAAGAGTCACAAAGTTTGCGTATGACACAGAAGATCAATTGCTGAGCGCGACTTCGGCGTCGGGCAGAAAAGTGCACTATGCTTATAACGCGCGGGGTGAACAAGTGACGATGATAGACCCGATGGGCGGCGCGGTGCGATTGACGTATGACCATCGCGGCAATGTGATTGGGTTACAAGACCAGCGCAATAACACCACGACATTTGAATATGATGCGTTGTATCGCCCGGTTAAAACCCGCGACCCGTTGGGCAGAGAATCGCGCGCAACTTATGACGGCGCGTCGCGGGTGACGGAAAGCATCGACAGGCTCGGCAGGCAAGTAAGGTTCAACTATGACCTGCTCGACAGATTGACCTCAGCCGTCTATCAGGATGCGACGGTGACTTACACCTATGATGCGGCGAGTCGCCCGACGCGCATCGATGACACGCAATCGGGTTTGGTGTCGTGGACCTATGACGAAGCCGATAGGTTGCTTAGCGAAACCACTCCGGCGGGGGTGTTAAGCTATGCTTACAACAATGCCGATCAGGTAACCGGGATGACGGCAGCCGACCAACTGCCGGTGGGTTATGCGTATGATGCGGCAGGACGCTTGCAGAGCATCACGCAAGGCAGCGAGAGTTTCACTTATGCGTATGACGCGCTGTCGAGGATAACTGCGTTACAAAGACCAAATGGTGTGACGACCACTTACGGTTATGACAGCGTTAATCGTTTGAACCGCTTGCTGCACACCAACGCGGCAAATCAAACGATAGAGGATTTGCGCTATACCTTTAATCTCGATGATGAGATTGAGACGTTATCTTCGTTGAATGCCGCACCGTTATTGCCGCAAACTAAGACTGCAAATGCTGCGGATGCCGCAAGTCGCCTCAGTCAATTCGGCAGCACGAGCTACACCTTCGATCATCTCGGACAAACAACCTCGAAGAGCGATGCGACGGGCACGACCAATTACACCTGGGACGCGCGCGGTCGGCTCACAAAAGTAACTCTTCCAAATGGTCAAGCGGTCGATTACGCTTATGATGGGTTAGGCAGACGCGCCTCAAGAACGATAAACCATACGACGACAAATTTCCTATACGACGGCGCGGACGTCGTTTTAGATCGCCGTAGCGACAGCACAAGCGTCAGTTATCTGAACGGCATCGGCATTGATGACAAGTTACGGCAAGCATCGAATGCCGCATCATCCTTATATTTTTTACAAGACCATCTCGGTTCAACCACCGCGTTGACCGATGCCAGCGGCGCAGTCGTTGAACGCCAGCAATATGAACCCTTCGGAGCAAGTATGGGGACTTCGTTGACCAGATACGGCTACACCGGACGCGAAAAAGATGAAGCCACGGGACTGCTGTATTATCGCGCCCGCTGGTACGACCCCGAACAAGGTCGCTTCATCACCCAAGACCCCATCGGCTTTGCCGGCGGCGACACCAATCTTTATGCCTATGTGGGAAACGAACCGATTAACGCCTTTGATCCATCAGGAACCCAAACTCGGTCGGATCGAATGTGGTATCCGGGCGAGAAAAACCCAAGAACCGGTCGCCCGTATGGCGAGTATGAACCTGCTACGCCCATTACCAGTCGAGGCTCACAAGCTCCTTCGGGGTGTGAATGCAATAGCGGAAACCCTGTTGAAGTTGTTATCTGGTATCCATCGAACGGGCACGGTTCGGTTGGATGGGGTGGTCATGTCTCTTACAACATTGATGGATACTCATTTTCCTTTCAAGGCGGTGGCTGGGCAACCGTGGTACCATTTGAAGATTACAGAAACGATAATCAGGAATACCGTAGTGGGGTAGGATATGTTCTTGATTTTGGCAGCCCCGAAAAAAATCGAGCATTTGCCAATTCACTCATGCATGGTTATGAAGGTCAAGATCCGCTATTTGGTATTCCCCCCAGCAAATGGCCATATAATTTGATCACCAACAATTGCGGGCATGCGTTTTCGCGGGCATTGTGGGATAACGGACTTGGCATGGATTTTCATGTCGCGCCGATTGAGCATCAATACTACATCGAGAACTTCATGCAAGCGAATATCAGGAAGCGGAATTTTTATCCGTATAAGGGGTTGAGTGATGCGCTCAGGGATGGCGGGACACTGGATCAAATGATGCGTGAGGTAAATCGGCAAAGGGGTGTGTTGCATTAG